In Paralichthys olivaceus isolate ysfri-2021 chromosome 13, ASM2471397v2, whole genome shotgun sequence, the following are encoded in one genomic region:
- the tmem106ba gene encoding transmembrane protein 106Ba, producing the protein MGKSQSHFAKHKDESQDALTSNGEYRDGQTEEDGKNGDVSQFPYVEFTGRDSVTCPTCQGTGRIPRGQENQLVALIPYSDQRLRPSRTKLYVTISVALCLLLSGLAVFFLFPRSIDVSYVGVKSAYVSYDQDKRIVYLNITNTLKITNNNYYAISVTNITAQVQFSKTVIGKTKFSNSTVIIPLDEQQIDYTVPTTIVDEKSYMFDYCTLPTIKVHNIVVMMQVTVTATYFGHAEQVSQEMYQYVDCGGNTTSLHGHVQVYQ; encoded by the exons ATGGGCAAGTCCCAGTCACACTTCGCCAAACACAAAGACGAGAGCCAGGACGCGCTGACGAGTAATGGCGAGTACAGAGacggtcagacagaagaggacgGCAAAAATGGAGACGTGTCTCAGTTCCCCTACGTGGAGTTCACTGGCCGGGACAGCGTAACGTGCCCCACATGTCAGGGCACTGGCAGAATCCCACGAG GTCAAGAGAATCAGCTGGTGGCTCTGATTCCATACAGCGACCAAAGGCTCAGGCCAAGCAGGAC aaAACTATATGTCACAATATCGGTGGCTCTTTGCCTGCTGCTGTCAGGTCTGgctgttttcttcctcttccctcgCTCCATTGATGTATCCTACGTGGGAGTGAAGTCTGCCTACGTCTCCTATGACCAGGACAAACGAATCGTCTATCTCAACATAACA AACACTCTGAAGATCACCAATAACAACTACTACGCCATATCTGTGACCAACATCACTGCACAAGTGCAGTTCTCCAAGACGGTGATAGGGAAGACCAAGTTTAGCAACAGCACAGTGATCATACCACTGGATGAACAGCAG ATCGACTACACGGTCCCCACCACCATTGTTGATGAGAAGAGTTATATGTT TGACTACTGCACTTTGCCAACCATTAAAGTTCACAACATAGTGGTCATGATGCA GGTGACGGTGACGGCAACGTACTTCGGACACGCGGAGCAGGTCTCCCAGGAGATGTACCAGTATGTGGACTGTGGTGGGAACACCACCTCCTTGCACGGGCATGTGCAGGTCTACCAATAA